The Megalobrama amblycephala isolate DHTTF-2021 linkage group LG1, ASM1881202v1, whole genome shotgun sequence genome segment TAATCAATGGCAGCAGCTTCAGATAAACTTTCAGTTTTTCAGCTTTATCGTTTCCTCCAACAAATGTATTAATATCAAACACATCCAGCTTCTTCTCtgatgtcaacaacacaaaagCTAAAGCTGACCACTGAGATGAAGAAAGTTTGCCTTTCTTTATTCTTCCAGATTTTAGATACTGTTGTATTTCCTCCACTAGTGAATGATCACccagttcattcagacagtggAACAGATTGATGAATTTCTCTGGAGAGTCAATGGTGCTGATCTTCATCTTAATGTACTCAACTGTTTTTTCATTGCTGTCAGATCTGCTTCTTGTCTGTTTCATTAGTCCTTTTAGGAGAATCTGATGAGACTCCACTGACAGACCCAGAAGAAACCGCAGGAAAAGGTCCAGATGTCCATTTTTACTCTGCAGAGCCTCATTCACAGCTCTCTGATGTAGCTCAGATAATGAAACATGTTCTGATGAATTGAGTTGAAGCCAGTCCTTAACTTTAGACCACAAACTCTGTTTGTTGATTTGGTCAAACACATTTATGCTGTTGTTAGTGAAGGAGAGGTGCACATATAGAGCTGCTAGATGTTCCTGAACGCTCAGATGAACAAAGCAGAAGACTTTCCCCTGATACCAGCCAAActcctctctgaagatctgagtgcacaATCCTGAGTACACTGATGCTTCTGTCACATCAATGCCACACTCTCTCAGGTCTTCCTCATAGAAGATCACATTGCCTTTCACAAGCTGCTGAAATGCCAGTTTCCCCAGTTTGAGGATCATGTCTTCATCTGTCACATTCTTCTCATAGTCCTTCTCATGTTTGATGTTGGTCTGAAGGatcaggaagtgtgtgtacatttgagtCAGAGTCTTGGGAATCTTTCCTTTCCATGATTTCCTCAACATCTTCTCTAGAACAGtggctgagatccagcagaacactGGGATGTGACACATAATAAAGAGGCTCCTTGATGACTTCAGGTGGCTGATGATTCTTTTAGCCAATCTCTTttcactgattctcttcctgaagtaTTCCTCCTTCTGTGGCTCATTGAAGCCTCGTACCTCTGTCACTCGATGGACACACTCAGAGGGGACGAGatcagctgctgctggtctggaggtgatccagataagagcagagggaagcagattCCCCGCAATGAGGTTCATTAGCAGTACGTCTACTGAGGCTGATTCAGATATATTACACAGTTTCACTTTGCTCTCAAAGTTCAGAGACAGACGACACTCATCCAAACCATCAAAGATGAAGGAAACTTTATACTTATCACTGGatatttccatttcttttgtttcaggGAAAAAGGCATGAAGAAGATCTGAAAGACTGAGTTTGTCCTTCATCAAGTTGAGCTCTCTGAAAGGAAGTGGAAATATGAGCTGGATGTCCTGATTCTCtttcccttcagcccagtccaggatgaacttctgcacagagactgtttttccaatgccagcgactccctttgtcagcacagttctgatgggtttgtcttgTCCAGGTAAAGGTCTGAAGATGTGACTGCATTGGATCGGTGTGTCCTCTGTTGCTGCTCTCCTGGATTGTGTCTCAATCTGTCTCACCTCATGCTCATTACTGATCTTTCCACTCTCACTCTCTATGATGTAGAGCTCTGTGTAGAtctcattcaggagtgttgggTTTCCCTGCTGTGCTGTTCCCTCATACAGACACTCAAACTTCTTCTTCAGATTTGATCTAAACCTGTTGAGGACTTCATGGCTGTAAAATTAGAATACCACATTATTACATGAGTTAATAAGCACAATGTCTTTTTACATTCTGTATCATAATCAATGCATatcttttacagaaatattataCCTCCGATCAGTCTTTGTATCTCGactcagaaaatgtattttatgaccCATAGACTCGTCACtcctcatagacacacagctggactctggtTCTGATCTCTTCTGATGAACTGAGCTACAACAAAGAGAGATTAAAGTGAATGATTTAAATGACGAAAACCacttaatttaaccattatttTATCCATAGTAAAAACCTCaagtttttatatttacactgttgatacaaaaactgtacatttaacTAAGCACTCTCATAgatgtgtgtctctgtgtgagcAACactatatactttaaaatatcagATAAAGAAAAAAACCTAGAAACAAAGTAAAAGAATTATTCATTATCAGAATAttttgataataaataattattcttGTGCATTGTTCAGTACTTTGCCATActataatcatatttttatagaaatgTTATACCTGAGAAAATCAGTCTGTTTATCTCCACTCTTAAAATCTACTGGCCGACCCATAGACCTGTCACtcctcatagacacacagctgggctctGGTTCTGATCGCTTCTGATGAACTGAACTATAACATAACAGATTTAATACTTTATGATTATAATCACTTTAAGATAAGGTCTTACAAGCATTTATCATCAAACATGTTTTAGCATCCTAACAAAATATCTTGCCATCTTTAGACAATTAAcaatcatttaaaggtgccatagaacgcgttttcacaagatgtaatataagtctaaggtgtcccctgaatatgtctgtgaagtttcagctcaaaataccccatagatttttttttaattcatttttttaactgcctattttggggcatcattaaatatgcgccgattcaggctgcggcccctttaaatcctcgcgctccctgccaccgagcacacgactgccttaaacagcataaacaaagttcacacagctaatataaccctcaaaatagatctttacaaagtgtttgtcatgcaacatgtctaatcgcgtaagtacagtgtttatttggatgtttacatttgattctgaatgagtttgaggctgtgctttgtggataaagctaacattacacactgttggagagatttataaagaattaggttgtgtttatgaattatacagactgcaagtgtttaataatgaaaatacagtaataaacgatggtaactttaaccacatttacattagcaaaatgctaatgaaacatttagaaagacaatttacaaatatcactaaacatatcatgttatcatggattatgtcagttattattgctccatctgccatttttcactattgtccttgcttgcttacctagtctgatgattcggctgtgcacagatccagacgttaatactggctgcccttgtctaatgcgttgaacatgagctggcatatgcaaatattggggtcatacatattaatgatccgactgttacataacagtcagtgttatgttgagagtCGCATGTTttctggaggtcttttaaacaaatcaaatttacataagaaggaggaaacaatggtgtttgagactcactgtatgtcttttccatgtactgaactcgttattcaactatgccaaggtcaaatcaatttttcattctacggcacctttaaaggcgATTTAATCTAGTCTTTATTCAAAGTACCTGCATCCTGGAAAAAAATCTTCATCTCTGGATGTTTGTGTGTCATCCATGATGAATCTGAACAGTTGAAACAGAATCTGATTTCCAACACTGACTGTGGATAGAAGACTTTGTACAAACACAATAATTCAGCTTTTCCTCAGACAGGATCAAGAGAAGTGGCGTTCACTCAAATACACAATGTTATTGTACGTTAAcacaaatgttaaaataaaccaCAGACAACACAAAACAATATAATCATGTTAATTtgcttaaaaattaaaaatttcaaAGAATTATTTACGTCCTTCAGGGAATGCGGAAGTCACCTCTAAGTCTCGTGACCTGAACACTCACCTTGatcaatatttaattatatattaaatgatttagAAAAACTCCTCCACATTTTCTATCAAGTATCTACACGTAAATTCACAGCTTACCTTTTATAAAGGTTCCTCTAAAAACACACTGATATTCCTGTTGTAGAATATTCCTGGTTGTTTAAATGCCGAAACATCAAGTCTGTtcatttactttcacttttaatttGTGACGCGAGCGATGATGACGTAACGTTACGCGCTCGGTGCACGTTTTGTGCGTTTGTCCACGAGTAATTGATTACATGCATTAGCTTCGTATAATGCCAAATTTATTGGGCGGTAAAGTTGGTTTCATTCGCTGGATCATATAGCCTATGGACCGTCTGAAAACTACAGTGTAAAAATGTTAGCGTTGCGATGTCCAATCAATCATAACGATCATGAAGTAGGCTATTCAGGAGATCATAGATTTCTATGTCAGTCTATTGAAGTTGAACCATTTACACAGATTTTGATATATGAGAATAAAGGATTTCTTATCCTGTGTCTCCTTCCCATTTATAAATTTGTCAGCCTATTagtgagaaaaataaataaatggcagAAAAGTACAAATGCAGTTGGTTTCCAGCACCTTATAAACCACTAATTATTCCAACTTTATTGACTTGCTCCCTAATCCTGTAGGCATGTCTTCATTCACATTGGTCAGAGATGGCTGCATTGCAATCCAAATTTTTTGCCCTTCCTTCACTAACTTCCCTAAGACTCGTTATCTCTGATGTATGACCTTACTTACATTGCACAAGTGCTAACATCTGCTACAGTGCAGATTTATTACactaaaaatcaaaatattaaaacaaacattaaacgTGTAACAGAAGTCATTCATcttaaagtagaaaaaaataattatgcatctcaaaacaatataataaatatataaatatatcacaTACACTAGAGTTGTGTGGGGAGGAGTTAAATTAagtggtcccactttatattaagtgtccttaactactatgcatttacattcatattaatcatcagatacaatgcacttattgtgtacatacatgtttttacattgtacttatattttaaaaacacctgcatgtaattacagtggggatcgaaagtttgggaacccctttcagaatctgtgaaaatgtgaaaatttttaataaaacgagagatcatacaaaatgcacgttattttttgtttagtactgtcctgagtaagatattttacataaaagatgtttacatatagtccacaagggaaaaaaaaaaaaaaaaaaaaaaaaaaatagctgaatttattaaaatatccccgttcaaaagtttgggaactcTTAGATCTTattactgtgtgtggttacctgatcaTTTTAATATCATACAGAAGTGTTTTATTATCTTCTGTtttcttattctttttttttttttaaactggatCTTTATAGAAAGACTAATTTGTTAGTCCCAGTGGGGTTGAATAATTTAATTTGCATCTCTATATGAAAACAACTAAAGAAAGATGGAACAATCATTTCAAATAATGGTTATAGATCCTTTTTTTCCTGTCACATTGAACAGCGGCTCTGAAATTTCTTTTTTACTTCTACAAGATGTAAGAATGAGAAGAATGAAAGTCAGTCATCTAATTGTTGATCCACTTAGTTATTCAGTCATTTCAAATAAGATTCATTTTTATGACATGCTGACTAACTTTTTCAAAAGTAGTTTGTGAATGTGTGCTTTCCATGTTAAAAGTGTATAACTTAttataaagatatttataatgttgtgTAATGTTTGATTGGACAGTGATGTGCTTTCAGACTAAAAGGTGAATTTgtgagaaaaataaacaaagcttcattttcaTCATAAATGACTTGCGCCTCAGAGCACAGTAGATGAAACACCATAAACTCCATCACGTGATCTGGTGTGTGTGGGGACACAATTGTGTGAGATACATCTGGGATGTAATTATACCAAACATTTTGATGACAAACTTtagctcaggcatttcagaaccaccaaaatatcatttgagatgctgtgatGTGACTGGTTGTCACGCTGGTGTGGGTTTTGTGTTCAGGTCTTTTATATTCGACTTGAACCTGTGCTGCGCAGAAGGATCAGTGTATGACATAAAAGTATAGTTAGAAGATAAACTTAACACACCTATAGTCATGTATTCTGGTTCGTCATGCACAACAAAATCCCTGaggcctgttgcatgaagctagctgaacaaactctgagtttcagaGTAGATTTAAAGTTGACAAATCCAGATAAATCTGACTATATCAATGCATGTGAATTAAAGAAATGGGCGTAATAATTTATATAGTTTCACAAAGAGCTCAAATTAATACACGTAaacttaatttgtttaaaagctttaaatattaatgcatgtattatatttatgtatacattataattaaac includes the following:
- the LOC125280553 gene encoding NACHT, LRR and PYD domains-containing protein 3-like isoform X1 → MDDTQTSRDEDFFPGCSSVHQKRSEPEPSCVSMRSDRSMGRPVDFKSGDKQTDFLSSVHQKRSEPESSCVSMRSDESMGHKIHFLSRDTKTDRSHEVLNRFRSNLKKKFECLYEGTAQQGNPTLLNEIYTELYIIESESGKISNEHEVRQIETQSRRAATEDTPIQCSHIFRPLPGQDKPIRTVLTKGVAGIGKTVSVQKFILDWAEGKENQDIQLIFPLPFRELNLMKDKLSLSDLLHAFFPETKEMEISSDKYKVSFIFDGLDECRLSLNFESKVKLCNISESASVDVLLMNLIAGNLLPSALIWITSRPAAADLVPSECVHRVTEVRGFNEPQKEEYFRKRISEKRLAKRIISHLKSSRSLFIMCHIPVFCWISATVLEKMLRKSWKGKIPKTLTQMYTHFLILQTNIKHEKDYEKNVTDEDMILKLGKLAFQQLVKGNVIFYEEDLRECGIDVTEASVYSGLCTQIFREEFGWYQGKVFCFVHLSVQEHLAALYVHLSFTNNSINVFDQINKQSLWSKVKDWLQLNSSEHVSLSELHQRAVNEALQSKNGHLDLFLRFLLGLSVESHQILLKGLMKQTRSRSDSNEKTVEYIKMKISTIDSPEKFINLFHCLNELGDHSLVEEIQQYLKSGRIKKGKLSSSQWSALAFVLLTSEKKLDVFDINTFVGGNDKAEKLKVYLKLLPLIKESRSVQLSDCDITDEGCAALTSALRSNPSHLRELNLSGNEIGKSVNLLSDILQDPHCKLEILRLSDCDITDEGCAALASALRSNPSHLRDLDLSGNKIGKSVNLLSDVLKDPHCKLEILGLSYCDITDEGCAALASALRSNPSHLRELSLSGNEIGKSVNLLSDVLKDPHCKLEILGLRDCGVTDEGCAALASALRSNPSHLRDLDLTVNKIGKSGCKLLIALKNSPHYKLETLW
- the LOC125280553 gene encoding NACHT, LRR and PYD domains-containing protein 3-like isoform X2, translated to MDDTQTSRDEDFFPGCSSVHQKRSEPEPSCVSMRSDRSMGRPVDFKSGDKQTDFLSSVHQKRSEPESSCVSMRSDESMGHKIHFLSRDTKTDRSHEVLNRFRSNLKKKFECLYEGTAQQGNPTLLNEIYTELYIIESESGKISNEHEVRQIETQSRRAATEDTPIQCSHIFRPLPGQDKPIRTVLTKGVAGIGKTVSVQKFILDWAEGKENQDIQLIFPLPFRELNLMKDKLSLSDLLHAFFPETKEMEISSDKYKVSFIFDGLDECRLSLNFESKVKLCNISESASVDVLLMNLIAGNLLPSALIWITSRPAAADLVPSECVHRVTEVRGFNEPQKEEYFRKRISEKRLAKRIISHLKSSRSLFIMCHIPVFCWISATVLEKMLRKSWKGKIPKTLTQMYTHFLILQTNIKHEKDYEKNVTDEDMILKLGKLAFQQLVKGNVIFYEEDLRECGIDVTEASVYSGLCTQIFREEFGWYQGKVFCFVHLSVQEHLAALYVHLSFTNNSINVFDQINKQSLWSKVKDWLQLNSSEHVSLSELHQRAVNEALQSKNGHLDLFLRFLLGLSVESHQILLKGLMKQTRSRSDSNEKTVEYIKMKISTIDSPEKFINLFHCLNELGDHSLVEEIQQYLKSGRIKKGKLSSSQWSALAFVLLTSEKKLDVFDINTFVGGNDKAEKLKVYLKLLPLIKESRSVQLSDCDITDEGCAALTSALRSNPSHLRELNLSGNEIGKSVNLLSDILQDPHCKLEILRLSDCDITDEGCAALASALRSNPSHLRDLDLSGNKIGKSVNLLSDVLKDPHCKLEILGLSYCDITDEGCAALASALRSNPSHLRELSLSGNEIGKSVNLLSDVLKDPHCKLEILGLRDCGVTDEGCAALASALRSNPSHLRDLDLTVNKIGKSGCKLLIALKNSPHYKLETL